In one Lepisosteus oculatus isolate fLepOcu1 chromosome 26, fLepOcu1.hap2, whole genome shotgun sequence genomic region, the following are encoded:
- the exo5 gene encoding exonuclease V, translating to MSHSPGGSAPMDSDFGDEISDAEFLHIQSEFLCSGPIGTHQSSHDGGDCEAKPDLSGVRSAEQEEAKGGGVGYGLDAAPKRKRELVDGSPLDRFELRYLCVTDICGQAWCELQVAHGFELPDVLKRRDESQEVRAGASIHLARELEVHDVVPVSAQSREDRWALKFLNVLGMIPVLQAGSCVREMPVFGVLEGIFVMGVIDELHYSHKGELVLNELKTRGHNSLPGRAQDRSHRLQVGLYKLLYDGLVRGTLEREDFIRSLQLQPGQLLGSGVMEHAQKLGLQVGTFGDLLDLLLMNLTYCELPTIDVLRLEYCHQGSGTPIATREVPFDETQLRAELQQHLSYWTGQREARGVDIEEAWKCRYCSFVELCEWRKERLQQELTGHPSKKLK from the exons GACCCATCGGGACGCATCAATCGTCACACGACGGAGGGGATTGTGAGGCCAAACCCGATCTCTCAGGCGTCCGCAGTGCTGAGCAAGA GGAGGCCAAAGGAGGCGGTGTGGGGTACGGACTGGACGCTGCGCCGAAGAGGAAGAGGGAGCTTGTTGATGGCAGCCCACTAGACAGGTTCGAGCTGCGCTACCTGTGTGTGACGGACATCTGCGGGCAGGCGTGGTGCGAGCTGCAGGTGGCTCACGGCTTCGAGCTGCCCGACGTCCTGAAGAGACGGGACGAGAGCCAGGAGGTGCGAGCTGGTGCCAGCATTCACCTGGCCAgag aGCTGGAGGTCCATGATGTGGTGCCAGTCAGTGCACAGAGCAGAGAGGACCGCTGGGCTCTCAAGTTTCTCAATGTGCTTGGAATGATACCGGTCCTGCAGGCTG GGAGCTGTGTGCGGGAGATGCCTGTATTTGGGGTGCTGGAGGGGATTTTTGTGATGGGGGTGATTGATGAGCTCCACTATAGCCACAAGGGGGAGCTAGTGCTGAACGAGCTGAAGACCCGGGGCCACAACTCCCTGCCTGGACGGGCGCAGGACAGAAGCCACCGCCTGCAG GTTGGCCTGTACAAGCTCCTGTATGACGGTCTGGTGCGTGGAACGCTGGAGAGAGAAGATTTCATACGATCCCTCCAACTGCAGCCAGGGCAGCTTCTGGGGTCGGGGGTGATGGAGCATGCTCAGAAGTTGGGACTCCAGGTGGGGACGTTTGGTGACCTTCTGGACCTGCTGCTGATGAACCTGACTTACTGCGAGCTGCCCACCATTGATGTCCTGAGGCTGGAGTACTGTCACCAGGGCTCCGGCACGCCCATCGCCACCCGAGAGGTGCCATTTGACGAGACGCAGTTGAGGGCGGAGCTTCAGCAACACCTCTCGTATTGGACAGGTCAGAGGGAGGCCAGGGGTGTGGACATCGAAGAGGCATGGAAGTGCAGGTACTGCTCCTTTGTGGAGCTTTGCGAGTGGAGGAAGGAGAGACTGCAGCAGGAGCTGACTGGACACCCCTCCAAAAAGCTCAAGTGA